DNA sequence from the Rubripirellula tenax genome:
CGATGGGGGCGGCCAAGTCCAGCATTGCGATGACCGTATCGACCGAATCAAACAGCGGCGGTTTGTCTTCTTGCAGATCGCGGTTGTAAGCCAACGGCAAATTCTTGACCAACAACATTAGCGTCTGCAAATTGCCCATCACTCGCGCTGACTTGCCTCGCGTCAATTCCAGCGTATCGGGGTTCACCTTCTGGGGCATGATGCTGGACCCGGTGCAAAACGCGTGCGGCATCTTGATGAAGTTGAACTCAACGGTACTCCAAAGAATCCACTCCTCGGCCCATCCACTCAAGTGCGATGCAACGACCGACAGAACGAACGACGTTTCCAGCATGAAATCGCGATCGCTGCTGGTATCCAGACTGTTGGCGGTGACGCTGTCAAAGTCGAGTGCCGCGGCGGTTTGTTCGCGATCGATCGGCAAGGTCGTTCCGGCAACTGCGGCGACGCCCAGGGGACACTGGTTGACGCGGCGACGACAATCGGCAACTCGGTCGCGATCCCGGGCGAATTTTTCGATGTAAGCCAACCAATAGTGCGGCGCCAGAACCGGCTGGGCGCGCTGCAAGTGGGTGTAGGCGGGCAAGACGACGTCGAAGTCGGCATCGCAGCGACTGAGAAACGCTTGCTGCAACTTCTTCAGCCGTTCGTCGATTTCGTCCAGCGCGTCGCGGACCCACATGCGGATGTCGGTGCTGACTTGGTCATTGCGGCTACGTGCGGTGTGCAGTTTTCGGCCCACGTCGCCGATGCGATCGATCAACGCCTGCTCGACGTGCATGTGAATGTCTTCAAGCTCGAAACGAATCGGCAGCCGATCGGCATCGAGTTCAAGTTCGATTTCTCGCAGCGTTTTTTGGATCAAGTCGGCTTCGTCACGGGCGATCAAGCCGACCGTCGCCAGCATGTCGGCATGTGCGATCGATCCGCGAATGTCGTGCCGATACAGTCGGCGATCAAAGCTGATGCTCTCGGCGAACGCCTCGAGTCGTTGATCGGTTTCGGCGTGAAAGACGCCACTGCGCGACGGGCTGGCTTGCGAAGGCTTAGGGGGGGTGCTCACTGCGTGACTATCCCAATGGGGCAACTGCTTCAATAATGGATCGGCCGGTCATTATCGCTAGTGGCCCTTGGGTGGCGACCCCGCTTCGATTGAGAATCTGTTGACATGCGTTTTTCGACCCTTTTGATCTGTGTTTCGTGCATTTTAGCGGCTTCGGCCGAGCGGTCGGCGATGGCCGTCGACGTTTTGGCTCGTGCGATCGCGGGCCAACCGTACGGTGTGGCGACGATCGAAATTCCGCTGGCGATCCCAATTGTCGGCCAGACTCCACCGCCGATCCAAGTGACCGACGCGGCGGCGACGACGGGAAGCGGCCGTGTTTTCTATTCTTTTTCGGAAGACGTCAAAGTCAGCGTTCCGCCCCCTTCGGAGACACCGGTTCCCCGCCCGGGCAACGGCCGGCTGCTGGGTCGGTTGGGCAATCTGATTCGCGAGATCGCCAATCCCGAGGCCGACCAAGAGCAGACGGTGGCAAGGCGAGTCACTTTTTTATTCGTCGGATCGGATCCGTTGACGATCCGAGTCAGCGACGCGGTGGGCGAGATTGGCACCTACCCGATCGCGGTTGAACCGAACTCAGCCGCAATGAACCCTCGGATGGACCAATGGTGGCAGGGTTACGTTGCGGCGGCGAAAAGCCAAATCGATGCGGCCGACTATCCGACGTGGATCGAGGACTATTTGATCGCAATGTTGTCGCGCCGGATCGGCATGCCGCTGCCCAGTTGGTTCACCGATACCCAGCGCAAGGATGACGAAGTGCTGGACACGTTGAAGTTGATTGCCGGTGTTCCCGGCGCCAGCGAAGCCATCTTTCGTCGCAGCGCCGTCGGGTCGCTCGACCCCAGTGGACGACCGGCGGACGATGCCAGCTTGCCGCTGCCACCGCCACCGCGTTGGGCACCGATGTTCGATGACCCGTCGCTGGTCGGTGTTCCGGTGGAGCCGATGGCAACGCGTGTCCCGCCGGAGTGCTTTTACATTCGTTACGGGTCGTTCGAAAACTATGCGTGGTTCGCCGATCTGTCCACCCAGTACGGCGGCGACATTTCCAGCATGGTCATGCTTCGCGGGATCGAGATGGACACGACCGAGCGAATTCAAAATCAATTGAACTTGGAGATGACCGAGTTGTCGCGAATGTTGGCGCCCAATGTCATCGAAGACCAGGCCGTCATCGGACGCGACTTGTTTCTCTCGGAAGGAACCAGTCTGGGCGTGCTGTTCAAGGCAAAGAACGGTTTCTTGTTGAACACATCGCTGGGCGGTGACCGCAGCAAGCTGGCGCGCGACGATGACGAAGTATCGCTGAAGGACGTGACGGTCGGTGGGCAAACCGTTTCGCTATTGAGCACGGCCGACAATCGCGTTCGCTCGTTCATGGTGCGTGACGGCGACTATTTCTTGATCACCAACAGCCGCAAGTTGGTCGAGCGATTTTTAGAAGTCGGCGTCAGCGGCCAGTCGCTTGCCGCAACGCCCGCGTTTCAGTTGGCCCGACAGTTGATGCCGACGGAACGAAACGATTCTTTGTTTGTCTATTTCTCGCCGGAAATGTTGCGAGGCTTGGTGTCGCCGTCGTACTTGATTGAGCTTCGCCGGCGTTTGGCGGCCAGCGCCGATATCGCGATGCTTCATATGGCTCGCGCCGCCGCGGAACAGGAATCGCTCGTCACGGGGCGGTCGATGATCGGCGTCGATCCGTTGATCGTCGACGGATTTTTACCCGCGGGATTCGGGGTGCGTCCCGACGGCAGCGGTACGGTCATCGTCGGCGATCATGTGATGGATACGCAACGCGGTTCTCGTGGCCATTTCTTGCCGATTGCCGACGTGACCGTCGATTTAGTGACCGCCGACGAAGCCGCTTGGTACGGTGACATCGCCCGACAATACGAGACTAAGTTTCCAACCATCGACCCGATCATGGTCGGCATCCAACGCGAGCCGATCGGTGGAGTAAATGGTGGTGGCGAACCCGGCGAACGGATCACGATTCATGCCGAAGTCGCACCACTGGTCCCCGAGAAGTACGGCAAGTGGGCCGGCTACTTAGGTCCACCGACCCGCGTCTCGATGAAGTTTGCGCCCGATGACATTGTCGCCGTTCAGGCTCACGTCGCGTCGGACCAACTGGGGCCTCCGACGCATTTGTTTGCTGCGATCAAAGACACCGTCCCGCCGCAACCCGAAGACTTTGACGGACTGTTGAATACGTTTCGATCGCTTCGCGGGATTCCCGGATACTTGGGTGCTTGGCCGCAACCCGGGATGTTGGATCGATTGCCGCTTGGTATCGGACGGGGCCAGCCCGTGGGGCCGGGCATGAATCGTTTGATCGGTGGGCTGTATCGTTATGCCGATGGCCAGTTTAGCGTGCTTTCGTTTCAACCGGCGGTGTTGGAGAGCACACTGCCGTTCTTGGGCGCCGTCGACGTAGACGATCCGGCACAAGTTCGCGCCAGCGTCGGGAATCTTCGTGGCAGCCAAATCGAAGGCTGGGTCAACGGCCAACTTTACGATCACGCCCGAGAAGGCAGCGTGGCGGGGGCGAGCCTGTTGTCGCTGGTGACGCGGCAACTAGGCGTTGCACCGGAGATCGCGGAACAGCAAATCGAGAAGATTTTGGGCGTCCCCCTGCAATGCACCCTAGGCGGCCAATACGAGTATTCACCCGCGTCCCAGCGTTGGTTCAGTACCGCATGGCGAGGCCCCGTGGCCCCCATGATCGTCCCACCCGACTATGTCCCACCACCGATGACATGGTTCCGCGGCGCCCAGGCAACCGTAACCCAATACGCCGACCGACTAGTCGCCGACGCCGTGATCGACGTCGCCCGTTGATGGAAAATGGCTATGTTGAGTCACATGGATTCGGTGAGTTTGAACCAACTGGGGTCTCCGTGCGTAGCCAGTGCGAGGATGCACTTTTTTTGCAGACGCACAGTTGGCCCAACGGGTGAATCATGTTGGAAGACAGTCTCTCGCCATCGATCCGAAAACGCTGGCGTCCGAAACCACAGATCGGTCTTCGAACACTCTTCGTTTTGATCACCGCGTCCGCGATTGGTGTCCAATTTTTCTTGATGCCGCTGCTGCGGCAACGAGCACGAGACGCGATGTTGCAGCGGATCGAGGAAGTCGGTGGGAAATGGGTTGAATTGAAGGCGTCGCCACTGAGCAAACGCTTGCTTCTGAGCGGTGAAAAGGTGGACGACGAGTTGGTCAAAAATTTGGCGTATCAGTCTCGATCGTTTCCTGAACTCACGCAGCTTGATCTGTTTCGCACGGAAGTCACCGATGAGGGCTGGGAAGCGATCACGAGTTATTCCGACTCGCTCAAACACGTGGTGATTTTTGAAAACCAGATCAGTGAAGGTGCGATCGAGGCCACCGAGCGCGAGCGTGAAGACCTGTTGATCGAGCGTCGCTCGCCTGACTCGACGGCGGCAAAGTTGGCCCTGGCGCCGATCCCGCCCGCTGCGCTGGTTTCTTTGTTGGCGATCGGGCCCGAGATTCTTGTGGGTGCCGGTGATGGTCGACTTCATGTACTCGATTCGGAAGGGCAACAATCCAGGCGAGTCGTTTCCATGCACGATGACTGGTTGTTCGATATCGCGTTGTCGCCGAAAGGCGATCGGATTGCGACGGCGGGTGGTGACAACCAGTTGGCGATTTGGAGCTACCCAGATTTAGAACGGGTTACTGGTTTGGCAGCGCATGACGGTGATTTGCACGGAGTCGTTTGGCTCGATGAGTCGCATCTTGCAACCGTTAGCGATGATCGATCGCTGAGTTG
Encoded proteins:
- the argH gene encoding argininosuccinate lyase; the encoded protein is MSTPPKPSQASPSRSGVFHAETDQRLEAFAESISFDRRLYRHDIRGSIAHADMLATVGLIARDEADLIQKTLREIELELDADRLPIRFELEDIHMHVEQALIDRIGDVGRKLHTARSRNDQVSTDIRMWVRDALDEIDERLKKLQQAFLSRCDADFDVVLPAYTHLQRAQPVLAPHYWLAYIEKFARDRDRVADCRRRVNQCPLGVAAVAGTTLPIDREQTAAALDFDSVTANSLDTSSDRDFMLETSFVLSVVASHLSGWAEEWILWSTVEFNFIKMPHAFCTGSSIMPQKVNPDTLELTRGKSARVMGNLQTLMLLVKNLPLAYNRDLQEDKPPLFDSVDTVIAMLDLAAPIVEGSVLQRESIASRLEKGYLDATTLMEWMIAKGMPQRRAHHLVGAIVGEAMQQDVSLSELSIEQLQVHAPELDKSIYDCLGSRNAVDAFVSYGSTAPDQVRTQIDRWKGQLEA